AGGAATatgcatgtaatttttttataataattgtaattcaCTTTTAACATTGTTACAAAGGTTGGACCTTTGATCAAATATAGCAAATTCGAGTATTCGCAAACGTGCGCAAAGTTCGATCGGCGCGCAACTTATGAATTGTGATATACGGATACCGGCGCCAACGCATGCAGTGCCATCAAGTGTAAAAGATTTGCGTGTCGTTACATATCACTATTATGGTATTTTacgaaagttattttttataggaATCTCGATCGTTGTTGCGGTCGCCATAACGGTGTCATTGCAGCTTGGTATGCGATCGGACGCAAGGTGGTGATAGCCCGGTGGTTAAGACGTAGGCCTCACGGGGGTCAGGGATTCGAATTtaaatcccgggcacgcacggtgacgtacgttttatttatttatggtgGTAGAGTATAGTTTGTAGGTTTTTAATAGGTTGGTTTTCAAATAAGCAATGAAAGGCAATTTTTATCTTAcaaaatggatttttttttattaatctaaTCTTAACAAACTAATCTATATGAAATGTATCTCCCGGCGGTTTCTGAAGACCGAATGATTTTCACCACctagaatagaaataaaaatattataaaacgccATAGTATCCATAATTAGTATAGTGCCtagatcaaaaataaaattataaatcattCGTTAGTAATgaattaatgattattattaatgatgATCAGACTTTGAAGATGCCTTgcggtcagtggcgtgcaggtcatagaggcataaatgcactgcttactccagttgtaatagctcaatgcatatttttcattatgacctgccagtaaacaggttcctacctaactaatgcctaccatggcttcaaacactgtgcacgccactgcttgcggTACGATACTGGAACCATCTAATATCATAAAGAACCTATTATTTTTGATATTAGAAGGAATatgcatgtaatttttttataataattgtaattcaCTTTTAACATTGTTACAAAGGTTGGACCTTTGATCAAATATAGCAAATTCGAGTATTCGCAAACGTGCGCAAAGTTCGATCGGCGCGCAACTTATGAATTGTGATATACGGATACCGGCGCCAACGCATGCAGTGCCATCAAGTGTAAAAGATTTGCGTGTCGTTACATATCACTATTATGGTATTTTacgaaagttattttttataggaATCTCGATCGTTGTTGCGGTCGCCATAACGGTGTCATTGCAGCTTGGTATGCGATCGGACGCAAGGTGGTGATAGCCCGGTGGTTAAGACGTAGGCCTCACGGGGGTCAGGGATTCGAATTtaaatcccgggcacgcacggtgacgtacgttttatttatttatggtgGTAGAGTATAGTTTGTAGGTTTTTAATAGGTTGGTTTTCAAATAAGCAATGAAAGGCAATTTTTATCTTAcaaaatggatttttttttattaatctaaTCTTAACAAACTAATCTATATGAAATGTATCTCCCGGCGGTTTCTGAAGACCGAATGATTTTCACCACctagaatagaaataaaaatattataaaacgccATAGTATCCATAATTAGTATAGTGCCtagatcaaaaataaaattataaatcattCGTTAGTAATgaattaatgattattattaatgatgATCAGACTTTGAAGATGCCTTgcggtcagtggcgtgcaggtcatagaggcataaatgcactgcttactccagttgtaatagctcaatgcatatttttcattatgacctgccagtaaacaggttcctacctaactaatgcctaccctggcttcaaacactgtgcacgccactgcttgcggTACGATACTGGAACCATCTAATATCATAAAGAACCTATTATTTTTGATATTAGAAGGAATatgcatgtaatttttttataataattgtaattcaCTTTTAACAttgttacaataaaaaatataaatattgtttgaaatgctcaaatttttttaaaaataatatttaaaacattgctAAAATGGATGTGTTCCAATGCCGCCATTTTACGCGGGCTTTGAATGACGTCACGATTCACGTCAGTCACCTGTCACGTCATTATTACTATAGGATACGGTTAGGCCGAAAAACGTGAAAACATAAatcgtgacgtcacattccGTTTCGACCAGTGGTGATGCGTTTCGCAAATGTAAATTTCGCTTAAACTTAGTGGCTTAACTATGGGTTGAATACTTATATCTAATGTTGAAACAAGGATTACCTGTCCTCTTTTCAATCCAAAATATCTAGCGACTGGGTCTCCGGCCTGAATCCTCATCAACATGTTTTCTTTCAATTTACTGTGTGGAAAAGTTAAGGAACATCATAATTTTACTGAAATAATCAGAATGAAAGAACTACCTCTTATTACCAAACTTAGGGTTGTCACATTTCACATCAGGGTACATAAGTGCAAAATTTTCCAAACATAAAAGTAGCTAAGAactaacttgaataaaaacctTTGAATTAAAAACCGCATTGAAATTGGTTGGTTCGCACTTAATAATATCTCGATATTGACtttagggtgcgtttccactggcgcggagtggagcggagcggaccATGAATTGACCAATCACACAGTTTCCACTAATGTGGAGTGGGGATTCCGAGCACCGTAATTGGTCAATTCACGGTCCGCTCCGCTCCAATTCGCATCAGTGGAAACGTGCCCTTATTGAGGGTTGGAATCTTTTTAGATATAATACTTTTTGTGTGGAGAGTGAAAAAGGATACTATCTAGCCAAAAGCTCCTGTTTCTCATCTGGCGTCAGCACAATATGCTCTGGCACCAACTCGTGTTCTGTTATGTTTATAAGAAGCTCGGACTCCAGGAATTGTTCTAGAATGTACTTCGGCGCCATGTCCACTAGAGATTGCTTTGCGGACGGCGTCATACCTGAAAACATACTTTGTCAAAGAAAGAGACAAGGAATCCACGTTTTGATATCTTAGGTATGAAAGTATCTCATGGGGGAGTTCATAATAACCAAATGTCGACAGTGAAACAATCGTGGTAAGGGAGAGAGGGGAGGGAGAGATGGAGAGAGGGGGAGAGAGATAAAACCAGCTGGGGCTTCATGATTTAGATTCTCTAACCAAAATGATACAAATATAGACCCAGCGTACTGGAATATTATATACCTGCTTGTACAACTACAATAGCTCTATGAATATTTTCTTCTTGCATTCTTGTACAATATGTTTTGATAGTCTTAATTCCGATCTTGGCTTCATCCGGGAAGAACACAAACATTTGGTCTGTAGGGTCGTCATTGTGAGCCACTAGTACTATCAAGTCACTTCTGGCAGGTCTCTTCTCGCTGAAacgtaataatttataatataaaatacagacTACAGTTCTGGCAATTCACAAAGGTTAGTGAACTTTaattgtggtaacgtcgtttacatggtcattgcgtaagtgtgcgtgcatgtgggaccaatcagtcgcgagcaagcgctgtcaaacgcacacatttagtgtaccttacgtataccgatacgacttaaggtgacgcaggacgctcgaccgaaattggcagcgcacgtgggtaacatgtttgcttttcacttgacattgtatgagaaagttgagaggcacgatgattttcactgaaatcaagcgcgcgaaaagggtttaggaaaagtatttttgagaaaatctgctgaatttatgtttgcaaagtaaagttatttcaactaatgaataaataaaccacgtctaatgataaattgttttagaattttcatatccctaatcttatttatttacgcccaaagttgtcattaatttagtgttaaaataggaatcttttgagcctcgtaacttttaaatcaatatttttttcaatattttatatatcaataaacctagataatgacgaggtaaatcgatataattcttagttttgtgcgtacaatatcgaatgttgttgtattttccctcctacgtttgtatggagaaagcaccgaactgagctaccttaaacacatgcatgagtcagtggccttcgtgaaaagCAAGAACTATACTTGAAATTTAGACCCATTGATCCTCTTAGGAAACAAAAATAGTCTGTCAAAATTGCAATGTCACTTTTAATCAATTAATGTCACATTTATACTTCAAGCCATGACTgcaagttaaaaatatttaaattctttgattactttatatttatttacacaaaaacccctatttaaatactaaaaatGCAAATGTTAGAtgagaaaataaagaaaaatatcatTGAAAGAACAGTTTCCCAAACAACAAAATTATATGTGGGTAAGActttaaactaaatattttgGAACCATTTTTCTAATCGTCCACCTATCCATCTGTGCTGTACAAATGTGACCTAAGTTCCATAGTCTCAAGTCTTCATATTAGATAGCTTCGCacaggtagcttattacaatttttatagagatctctaattttttgaaaaaaaaactgactaggtatgtcactcagaaatattgtatagctcgtatggtgaaagaattttcaaaattggttcagtagttccagggATTACTTCCTATAAACAACTttacctcttcataatattggtatagatGTAACATATCTACTTCTTTTTTAACATTTATATCAGTATAATACTCACCTGACGGTCAGTGACAATCCAACCTCATATGGAATAAGTTTTAATCAGTTTGTAAGCATAATGACATGATAGTTGTTTAGCAGCACAACTGCTAGGGTCGGTAGTAACTGGGGGGaggtccctctgactagcagagggcacagtggctGGCCGGTTAGTTGGCtagcttccaggagggggggatgcgtaaacgcatttcccagagTTAAAAAAAAGGGtcggtagtaactagccactgtCAAAGCAATCCACCAACGTTATCTATACTAATGGAAACGGCATGGATAACTAACCTTGGTTTGTCCCCAAATTGTTCTTTGAACTGATCTAAAGTTTGATCCAATTCATCTTGGGTTACTAGATATCCTCTATCGTGGCACAACTGTAAAACAACATTCATTAGCTACTTTTAAACGATGATGTTAATAAAAAAGGATAaccttttttttcatttatcaaaatatataaaaatgaaatgaacaAGATaagctgcctgactgactgaatgatctatgaacacacagctcaaaatactggacggatcaggctaaaatttggcatgtagaatgtagatagctAATAGTTATTATGCCGatgacatctgctaagaaaggatttaaaagTCTActcctaaggggtaaaataggggtttgaaatttgtgtggtacACAATGATTTAGTCTGCATTCCTAATAAAAAGATGCATGAATCTTGAATGAAAATgaatataagtaataaatacaataaaaagtaaataggtacaagAATACATAAACTGTAATAACTAATTTTCAAGCAATAATAATAACCTCAAAATAGTAATACCAACCTGCATAACAGTTTTACGAATTCGccaaagtttgtaagtttccGCATCATCGTCCATTGTACgcacctattattattattatggtagaGAATTTTATTAGAATTTCCAGAAAAATCGTCaaacaaaaactacaaaaataatattgttttgttgaattttgaaattcttaatttttaaacactggttttacggctctgggttctagcctttttgagccttAAAATCCCATAgttccatattattattattatgatggcACCCTtcagttacggaaccctaaaaataacatctCCGTACAATTTTGGTCGATTTATGCAAAGTTAACGTTATCGCCTGTACTATGAATTATGATGTACCTATTCTGTTGAGCCAGAGCTATAAAGCCAGTTAAAAAAATTCTATGATTTTAATCTGTGGATTTGATTACTCTGTGGCGGATTACTGGTCTGTGCTCTGTGGGCTTTTCCTGCTTTTGTGACTTTTCTAattctaaaaatctaaaaatttcTATAAAAATTGAGAAAGTTTTACTTTAAATAGGCATTTATATTAGTGTTAAGTTTAAAAActagattattatttaataagaaCAATGGCTGGAATCAAAGGTATAAATATTGTGTATTCTCTATCTTGCGGAGACTCACTTTTGTCCATTTGTATGAGTCATTTGTTGTATTTACAaacagtttaatttaataattccaTTTATCAATTCTATTTATCATTTAATAACGCTATCTTCTCTTTTATTTACATGTCGTCTCCACTCCACGGACTATTTACCTACAGGGTAAGTAATGGTGTTTTGCATTAAAAAATCAATAGAAAAATCCAATAAGTACAAGCTCTTATCTACAGAATTTTTGGTATATTTTAGCAAACATGAAAA
Above is a window of Maniola hyperantus chromosome 20, iAphHyp1.2, whole genome shotgun sequence DNA encoding:
- the Polr2E gene encoding DNA-directed RNA polymerases I, II, and III subunit RPABC1 isoform X2, yielding MMRKLTNFGEFVKLLCSEKRPARSDLIVLVAHNDDPTDQMFVFFPDEAKIGIKTIKTYCTRMQEENIHRAIVVVQAGMTPSAKQSLVDMAPKYILEQFLESELLINITEHELVPEHIVLTPDEKQELLARYKLKENMLMRIQAGDPVARYFGLKRGQVVKIIRSSETAGRYISYRLVC
- the Polr2E gene encoding DNA-directed RNA polymerases I, II, and III subunit RPABC1 isoform X1; protein product: MDDDAETYKLWRIRKTVMQLCHDRGYLVTQDELDQTLDQFKEQFGDKPSEKRPARSDLIVLVAHNDDPTDQMFVFFPDEAKIGIKTIKTYCTRMQEENIHRAIVVVQAGMTPSAKQSLVDMAPKYILEQFLESELLINITEHELVPEHIVLTPDEKQELLARYKLKENMLMRIQAGDPVARYFGLKRGQVVKIIRSSETAGRYISYRLVC